TTCACATATACACACATTGCTTTCGTCTCTAATGCTATAGGCTGCAGTGTTGCTTACCCGGACAATAAGGATCCACTTGATGAGCGAGAGACCAAACCCAGAGATAGCCCCGTATCGACCCGCAGCCGAGGTGGTCAGGCAGAAGGACAAGAAGAACCCAATCCAATTGAAGAGGAATGCCactggaaatttaaaaaataataaacatggtggcatcatttttacagtaaattgcAGTCTTTTCAACGTGAACTGAAACCTAGCCAAAACAAGCATGACTTACTGAAGAAAGTCAGCATGAAAATGCCATCATTTCCTATCCTTAACTGGTCAGCATCATCAAAGTCGTCCCGGGCcacaaaatcctcctcctagagaaAAGGCAAAACTGTAATTACCTTTAAAAATGGTGAACTCTCAGGAGTACTATATCATAACCCAGCAAGGAAGACTGGATTCAAATTCTTGCTAGAATGGAAACATTCATAATTCACCATCACATTTAAGACTACTGAAAACAAggtttaatgaaaaacaatataaactGCAATGCTGCCCTTCTCCAACAGTGAATGCAACTTTGCTAAAAGTCTCCCAGAATCAGGGGAAGATTTGAACAGAGGTCAGTAAGAGTCAAGccatataaaactttttttttttttttttttttttttttttttaaaaagagatctTCCACATGCTGTTCCAACTAGTGTTTttcgtttgtaattttttttttataattgtattagaATTTTGATATTTCTCTTTAATGCACATAATTTGTGCATGAGTGAGCATTTATCCATATTGGACATAAATCATACATTAGCAATAGTAAAATATGTTATAATTCCTAAAggcattcaaaattaaaataccTCTATTTCTTAAGCAAACATAAGCTACTTAATTAATCATGTATTTCCTGTCTAAACACCTGTTGAAGAAGGAATTGCATGGCTGTTTGTAGGTTTGTTTGCCTGCAGGGGGAACAAAAAGGACTTTTGCTTAGAAAGCAACATCATTATTCCCCCAAATATTTCAATCAGTATCTGCTTCACACCCACACTTTGTCTATTACTGTACCTCCAGAGAACTTTGAGTCACATCATCCAATGTGTCCAGTCGTTCCCTGTGCTGTACGTATGCAGTACATGGCAAAGACACAAACCAATACAAGGGGGAtggaaaaaatcaaacaacaagTAAGACAGACTTCAGTCCTTTTGCCATTTAACATATAACTAtaattcaatgtttttattcCTCAAGGGTTAAAATAACTGCTATTGAGAAAGAATGTAATTCAATCCTTTCTCTTGCACAAAGACTGTTCGCAACAGAGAGGTACTGTATCATTTAAAAGGTGTACTAAATGCAAAAGAAATCCTGGAATGTGGATTTAAGTAACAAACAACATAATTTTCTTTAAACCACACACCAAGCAGCACCAGCATCACTGGCTTCGGGTGTCACTTAGGATTGTACCCAGAAATAAAGAttatcttatcttttttttttctttttttttttttaacctaattttATGCAGGGAAATCTCCATGTGCCAAGAATGATAAAGTGAAGGGCAATGGTCAGAGATGGAAATGCATTTTTTCAGTTGCTTACAAAAGGGTACTTGGCATTGTAGAGGAAGTATTTATAACCATGTATTTTGGATAATAATGTCTACAGAAACTGTAGGTCATCCGTGACTGTTTCAGCCGGATGGCCCTATTCAGATCTGGAACTTAGCAGACTACATTGTCAGACCTGTTCTATTTTGGCTGAAATATTTTATGTGGTCTTCACAATCTCTTTCATATCTTATCCCGCACGTTAAAATAAGCTGAAACAATTTCCCTTCAATTAAAAGGCATTCCGACGCGTTTCATATGttccctgtttttctcccaaggTAGTATTTTGTCCTCTCCTTTTTTCATCTACTACCATAAACCTATGAAAAAGATTAACAACCTTCTGTAACTTTTGGAACAGTTTTCTAAATGCTTTAAACTACTACgattaaatacattacattcaCAGTGCACAAATACATGAACATCTGAAATATGAAACTGtttctaaaatgtataaattaaaaagaacacTCACCCTTCCAGAAACAAGAGGAATAGTTGCTTCTGCCTTAGTTCTTTCAGCTTCATCGTAAGATGGGAGCGTTGTGGCAACGTTATACGAAGGGGGGTTTGGAAAACCAGACTCATCTTTATAATCAAAGTAAGCTGAATTAGGGGGAAAAAATTACAAATTGGAATTAACTTAACACATTAACACATTGGAATGAAGATAACACATAGGCTTGATTGGTGAATACCATCAGCCATTTCTGTTTTacttatttcaaacattttttacaaaagcACACTAGTTGCTCAGATTCCATATACTGCATTCGTGGTGTAAAACCTGAACATTATGGAAGCAGACACAAAGAACATCCTGATGTTTAGTAGAAAGCTTTGTCTTTTGTGGACTTCTACTTTAGGTCACCATGAAAAACATTTGGCCTGAGTCACAGAAAGAGCAACCAGCAAGCAtggtttaattaaaaactgaaaagacAAGAAAAGAATTCCTGCACCAAATGGCACAATGACAATTAAATGACAGTATGTAGTATTATTGTGCTTCCTTGGTGCTTTGTTGTTGTTCCCTTACCTGCGTTGTCTGCTGCAAGGCTGCTGTAGGATGGAGGAGCATCTGGGACAACCTGTGTGCTTTCTCCTAGTTCCTCCTCATTTTGCAGCTAGGTGCCAATAAATGTCAATGTTAATAAATGCAATCTGTGCACATTTTGTGTTTTGCCCAAGTTGCAATTATCTTTTGGATATTTCTATTCCTTTTTAAAAGTGGAATCAGCAAATACTGCAAGGTacaattcaaacacacacacacatgctatcACAGCTTACCCTTTCAAAGATTCTATAAGCGACAATGGTTGGGTTAGCGTATCGTGTTCTATGAACTGCACTGTGACCCACAGGTTTCACTTTACTTTGACTCCTCAGGCCCATGCTGAGCCTGTAGCAACAGCTGGGATCCTTGACAGGGTCAAATCTGTCCAGCAGGCTTTTAAATAAAGTCAGACAAAATTTGATATTCTAACATTTTACTGCCACGAAAAACACCCACATACAGTAACCAActaaagaggggggggggggtgggtatatcttttttttaaatgtttgagtcTTTAAAAGGCAGTTTATGAAATTACAGAGTATACTGTGATTAACATAACTGACAGTAGTATAAGTGTGGGAAAACTACAAATATtgctttacagtacctctcactcCACCCCACAGCAATCGGATGTTTGATGACATTTTGAATAAAAGTAGCAAAACCTAAATAGTATTTTATTACCTTTACCTGATATGTTCAAGACAAAACCTGTACTAATCAGAAACTGTTGTCTCCAATGACACACAAACTGCTGACCAAACTGAAATTGTGATTGGCACAGGAAAATACTCAGCATTATCTAAGACAACTGAATACTGCCCAACACTGAACAGACAATAAACCGAATGATGTTCTTTTCGCAAAACATGTTAAGTTAGATTATTGCTGCACACAATAGATTCAAGAGATTTCACAAAGGTTAGTCAATGGCTTTCAACCATTACAGAAGTAAGTGTGTGAGCTTGTGATCTGTGCGGCTGGTCACATGTATTGGTATGTAATTTAATGCAGGGAAATGAGTTTTCCTGAGCACATAATAGTCACAGCCTCAAAGTGCTAAAATTGgtcatattttaaacagtgaaatTGCTGTTTTAGTGCTGCCTGGAACAAAACCATGTAGGCCAATTTTATATAGGAATAATTTAATACATTATGTCTCATGTGGTGCcacacctttttttatttcagtaagctAACTGTAAATGTCTAGCGGTATTTCTAAAATACTGCCTGAGTATTTAAACATGtagaaacaaatactgtaaacccTACCCTTTAAATCTTAACAcgtctgttcatttttttatattttttatgacaaaaaagaaaatgtaataataataataataataataataataataataataatatgttggtGTAAAACGTATTCCCTACCTTACTGTACTATACTAGCGACTGTTTTGCTGACGCGTCGGCAGAACCACTGTTGCCTGGGGACAGTAGCTCCGTTTGCAAcagtcatggaaaaaaaaaaaaaactcccgtTTCTTGGATTAAATAAATGCTCTTTAGTTGTTTCCCCGAAGCTCAATACATTTTCTCAGATAAATCTAAAAAATTGTAagcttttgaaaaaagaaatgccATCCCTATTGTTACACCATCAACCTCCCATTTTACTGGATTTTGGAAACCACACTGCTAAATATGCTTCGTATTATTTATGCCTGACAACTCCTTTAGATGGGTCATCACAGAAgttgattttaatgcatttctttttaatatttttcagaaacCAGGCAAAAATAAAACTAGATTTCCCTCAAATTAGATCAATCTGACAGCTAATCGTACTCCTTTTTATACGTCGCTGTTCATCTGATTCCTGTTTTTCATCACATATCAGTCATTTAACAATCAACAGGCCTCAAATATTGTATGTCCCTTTTAATCAAGCttctgtcaaaataataataataataataataataataataataataatttttctattttttctttctttttttatttgtttttttgtttgtttgtttgtttgtttgtttgtttaaagggcAAAATACAAACTCCTCGTGTACGTCGGCATTTATACTACACCACATCCTCTATCTGTTATCAACTCGGGATTAATTTATAAGAATTGTCAGTTAAAACAAtcttaacatatatatttttaaaacacacacacacaaaaagccaAACACGTCAAacctatttaataaaatgtagctGTACATACTGAAAAAACATGGTCTTTAGACGCTTTTGGCTTCAGCTAATGTTGGAAAATAAGAAGGCCCGTCAACAATATCTTATCCCCGTTGTTTCCATTCTACCCAGCCGGTTCTCCCTCGAACCAGTCGCCGGCTCCCTCTGCCTAGTTAAACACGCAAGTTCAACACACTTCCGCTCACCTGCTGATATCCGCTATTTTGTTCAGCCATTGTGCTTCCCAGCAAAGACCCTTTACTTCTCgctatgaaatgaaaaaaatcgATATATATTTGCTCTTTTAAACGTAGTATAAAGTGAAATAAGCGCGTCTTAGAGGCTACGACTGTGCTCTCGACGTTTGGTTTCAACAGCCCTTCGTGTTACAATTGCTGTAATGGCACTGTCAGCCTGTATACAAAACAAGGTCGAATACCGCCACCCCAAACCATAAGCAACTACAAGCAAAAATGTTAAATTTCTTACagcaaagatttttttaaacccaattaCTAAGCTATATTTTCAGTCAATTGTCATTTTCACTCAACTGTCAGCTTTCCATTCCATACTGTATCAAGTGTATGTTTACcctgtcttttaaaatatatggatGACCCGTTAGTCCAATCACAATATGTTCAGTTcattgtaacaaaatgtaattattaatttaaGGGGTTTCCCCAAAAGACCTGGCTAGAGATGGTAGATGTTGTGTTTgcaataaattttatatatatatatatatatatatatatatatatatatatatatatatatatatatataaacaacacacacacattgaaattgAGAtttgtaggcactgtatattctgATTGCATTCCTCTTACTGAAATGTTTCATTAGAAAGTCACCTGAGCTGCTGTTTTGTTCATTCAAGCTGTTGAAATGGTTAAGCAGGAATCAACAGGAAATCACATATTGCAACCTTGTTTGTAAGTATTAATGTCAGCTTCCATTAACAGCCAATTTGAACAGCTTTTTTGTTCGACAAACTTTGTCAAACTGCATGTTTTGAAAGAAAGTCATAGCCGTCTGAAACACGcttaatatattatgtttttatttgggaataaaaagacaaaaacagtaGTTTTGACATGGGCTCTGGATAGTATTGATAGTGTGAGGGGTTATAGGTACTTTGTGAGAATGGGGTAGGTGGTGCCTATATGTTTCTGGTTGTAATGATGGCAGACAATCTCCACCTCATACAGGCTGAATGACACTTTCACGCGTTCATTGGGGGAGGTCAGGAAACAGAGTGTGTAGAGGGCAAACTCAAACTCTGGACTGACACCAATGAAAATGCTCCCTTTTGGTTTGATCCCATTCTTCCAGCTGAACTGAAGGGCCAGGATGTGTTTTTTGTCATCAGGCTGCCAAAGGAAGAAGAGAACAAGATATTCAGCCAATCAAACCTATTGTAAAGTACGCCCTGTGTATAATGAGCACTCCCATACACGTTTAATCAGCATGATTTTCCCATTCTTACTGCTGTGTAGATTtaccatattgtttttttttttttaaacataccttACTGTTTGCTATAGTATTACCATCTGCATCTTTTAAAAGGCCTCTTATAAAAGCCGGTACAGATTCACCATAGAAATCCCCTTTATAGAGCCATCATTGATTATGCAAAACCAGATCCTGAATCCAGATTATACAAATTGAGTATCTCAAGCTCCTGACTACCAATGAAATGAAGGCACATCTCTGAGCTGCAGACATGGCTGAGGTGAAATGATTGAGGAAGTGCAAGTTTCTTGGAATGCAAGGTGTGCACACTGAGAACTATTTTacccagtgtagtaccagatatcgtattataaaatgaaactaCATGTTTCTGCGATATCACATGTTATTTCCAAACTGCATATCTGAGACTAATATCGTGAATGGAAATGTACAATAGGTAAGATCTTtccaattattttcttagctaCAAACATTATTATATACACAGTCAAAATAAGCTGGAGTCTGTTAAATTCCTGATATCTGTTTTATGGAAATGACTTAGGCGTTGTTTGATCTAGTTAGTGTAACATTGATAATGCCATAATAAAGTCATAATCAACAAGCATTTACAGCATCATGGAATGGCCACGTGCAGTGTTGGCTTTAATTATCTATATCAcaggtttttgtttgatttgtaaacTAGTGCTAAAAGTTTTTGAGGGAATAAAcctgaaatctaacattaaaaacatttagaaaagttTCAACAATTACGGATACAATGCATGTGGTGGTACTGAGAGAAGGGGATGCCAGGCTTCACTCCCTCAAAGTACTTCAATAAACCTAGAAACCACATTATTTAATCATTCAGGAAACATTTGGTGGACAACAAGTCCCAGGAAATATCCTTGCTATTGTAACCACtgtaaaatatcataaaaagatAACTGGAAAATGTTACTTGAAGCTATGTATCCCCTTTGGAATCCATTCCTGCTTACTTCTGGGGAGTTAGCATTCACACTGTACCCCTTGTAGTCAATATGCCCAAGCTTCTCTTGCAGGTATAACTGGATCCAGTTATGGAAACCAATGACTGTTCGGCCTCCTCTGGTCTCCCCAACAAACACGTGTTCAAAGCCTGAAGAGTCCGGTCTACAACACAAGAGAAAGAATCACTAAAAACAGTAATATCTGAAGTATGATATGcaacattttgtgaaaatatgtatgtttgtggCAGTGCGGTAGTCTTAAATCTGATGGTACCTGAACAccattaaaatatagattttcttaaacaagaattattatacaaattcacatttgaTTTCTATATTGAACTTCTGAAAACACATataaaaggaaatgcatttatctaatttctacaagCATTTGCACAAAGTATCTTTCTCCATCTTTCACCTCTGCTGCCGTTCGGTGCAttccagctcaactacaccactggtttGTGGTACTGACTAACTGTAGGCCTAAACTATGAAAGCTAAAAAAGAGGCAAACAATTTAAAGAATTTGCTGCTGATGGAAACCTTTCTACGCCCACACAAGCCCTTGCATGCTCTCTCTGAAAaccagccaaaacaaaaacatcaattaCAGAACAATCATTCCCAGACCCACACCAAACCCccacacaaacaatacatttcactcTGCTTTCCACGGCAGAAATCACAACAAatccattttaaatgaaaataaggTCCACAGTTTTACATTTGTACCTTAGAATGCATGACAGAATGACTGAGGCTGTGTACGATTGTGAGTTGCTAGGAGACAGAATATAGGTGCATATCTTCTGCATATCTGTGTCAGTATAAACTATGTTTTTCAATGTGACTGAAGGGTGGTGATGAAAATGATATGCCGCAGTGGTCTACCTGCTGGACCCTCTCCTGGCGTACAGCTCAAACCAGATGCGATAGAGCTGTTGTTTGAACTCCCCTGTGTTCTCCGGTGAGAGCTGCTTCTCCACTAGGTACCTGTGAGCAATCTGCAGGAAACACATCAACAAGAAGGACTATGAATGGAAGTTCACATTCAACTACTTTTAAACGGAGCCAGgtcaaatgggaaaaaaaaaacaatgataatttTTCAGTTTCAGTCTTGAAACAACAAGGGGTGGGGGGGCTGTATAACTATATCCAAACACATTCAAACTCAATTGGTGACTGAAAATCAGCACTAAACCAGGTCCCTGCTTCAGAAGTCATGTCTTCCTGAATACAGTGCTTAGGTTTTTACTGCTTAGAGATGATGGAATGCAGCACATTCGTCTCAAACGTCATAGATCAAACAGACTGCACTTACTGCATTCAGAGCAGTCAGGAGTGCTGGGGTCACACATTGAAATGTAAGTGATTTAAATGTTGAGCTGACTACAGAATTTAACATAGGTATTGCAATTTTTACTTATTTGAAAAGTTAATTAAACGCAGATTAAGAATTTCAATTGCCTACAAGTAGCAAGGGAGCAACCATTAACTAACACAGTTCCTTTTAAAAAGGTGGGCTCTATTGTATTGctcaaaaaaacaacaccttttaAACCGTTTAAATAATGCTCTCCTTTGGTGTATAACCAAAATACATTCAAGAAAATCACCTGGAAACATACGGTTAGAGATGTTGGTTTACAGAACAGAATTGGCACCTCggtctgccactgtttagatccaCTAAATAGACCCTATAGTCTGGTAATGATCCTGCCTTGTTTTGACATCAGATGCCAGTCGGAAATTAAGAAATAGTAGTGCAGTGTTCATTTAATATGGTATGTTGTTTCTGTGTTCAAAGCCAATGCATGTAACTCATTGTTGACGATGAGTGGCTACCTTCATTAATTATTGACAATGAGCGGCTACTTTCATTGATTATTGACAATGAGTAGCTACCTTCATTGGTGGGGTGTTTATGATCGATTCCAGGAACCTGTGGTTTTCAGCTTCCTCTTCCAGGGTCACGACCTCAGGTTCCCCAGCATTACTCTCATAGTTATCGAGAAGGGAGATGAAGGCTGCAGCGTGAGGTGCAATTAAAAGTGTTAGCCACTGGGCAGCCATCAATCAAATGGAATTGTGGAGAGGAAAGAGGCTGTCTGAATCCAGTCAGAGACCAGTCTGCACTGAACAAAGCAGGTGGTAATTTAGGTTCCAGTGTAAGTTATACAATATTGcacatctttttgttttctttgactaTATTCCACAAGAAGCCCTAACACAAGGCAATAGCCACATAGAGGTTTTCCCAAAGCAGATATATTTACTGTGTTCAGACAGAGTGCATTTTCTTATATCTTACCAGagaatgtttcctttttaaaaatgttctcattAACAAATGTGAACAATGGCAATGCAGCTCCATTGTTTCCATCATTGCAGGACTGCGTCAATCCTGCCTTACCCTAGAACAAACAAGATGGGGTTTGACAGGCAAACACAAATCTCAGCTGGGAGATGGAGAACATCCAGTTTGTTTTGGATACACGAAATATCATCAAATCATGACCAACTATCCAGACAGCAAAATGAACCGATTCCTTAAAcactgtacaacaaatacaaattctaataataaaacagtaattattaATTAGCTTGACTGCCCAGTTGGATCTGATATGCATTTTGGTCTACTTTCCTAATCATTAGTGTAAGTAACCCTGAAACCTGGGTGCTATTCTTATGTTGTGCTTAGAAACTGTGCCAGCTTCAAACTTAGGCCTTTAAATGTGAAAGACTTGTACATCACAACAATGTGCCACACAGCCTTACAGAgtacatataaatatatgtgtatgtgcTTAGGTAAATAAAACTGGGGTTAAAGGTTTTCTGGGGATAATGAAAAATGACTACTTGACATTCCCAAGCTTCCAGGCCCACCTGCAGTGAGATCTTGTAGTCCAGGCCAGGCTGCAGGCGGCTCATGTCATTGTCCCACAGCTGCTGTGCCATCACTGATAAATACAGATCCTTTTCAGTCATGATGGGCCTTATGCCTGGTGCTGCAGGGTATCTACACCATAAAGGTGGGTTTCAATTTCATTTGCATGTAAAACTGCACCATAACATGCTATctgttacaaaatgtatttgtttatgtttacaGTTACGgccaaacattttaaatcaccctatagaatgaactaacttTGCTCAACACTGTTAAGTTAACATATCAAATTACATAGTGCTTTGCAATTCTCCATatacacattttgtgtttttttttttttttttttgattacaagatattacataaaatatctaaattatgtcaCTTATACACAAGCCTAATACAAGTTTCATTCTGAACAGAGAAAAAACCCCATTGAACTTACCAAGCTTGCAAGAAACAACTGTCACTTAATGTCAAGGCTCTAATAGTTTTTCATTGACAGTTTTGTAGCACTaactaacaggtgttttttttttcttttttctctttccaACTGGGAATATGACAAAGCCTTTTTACCCCAAAGTTTAAAtgaccctttaaaaaaaaaaaaaaacttttaatttacaaaaaaagaactaaaCAACTTAAACTGTCTTAAATGAATACCTGTTGGGTTTATTTCTAGCTTTGTAGTTTGAACAGTTTTAGTCTGGAGTACAAGGCTTTGAATATGGCCCATTTGTGAGTGCCCCATGAACTCCTGGGTGTTACTACATTGTTGTATAGAGTAGCTTTTAGTGCACTTTGTCAGAATGAAAGCTGGACACCTCCAATTTCAGTTTTAGCTGTTTTCAGACacagtgtttataaatatattacaactTAAAGCCTACGAATTGAAAACTGAATGCCCTTTCTCAAAAATATTATTCTAAAGAGAAGTTTTAGGACACCTACCGtggtaaaaaaacacacacacacacacacacatatatatatatatatatatatatatatatatatatatatattgaacaggCTTGCACACACACTTAAAATTGCATCACTTAGTGTACGCACTTTATAATGTGTCAAGCATGTGTCATGAAAAAATTCCAGTCCACTTTGTCACTGTGATTTGCTTGCCACTTTTAGTCAACTAGGCACTTATACAGCAGAAACCACAAGTTTATACCAACGATCACATGATTAGGCAACAGTGTTGgttattaaacattatttggTAGAACACATCACTGAATAATAAGCACAGCTTTAGCAGCATTGATCCGTTATTTTATTGTCTgctgttttttagttttagaaGAATTAAACCGACAAATGCACAGGCACACACTCACCTTTTCCAGCTGCAGCAAGCCTGTATATCTGGCTGCGTTGTCAGCAAGACTGAACAGTGAAACCTTCCTGTGAAACGGTGTACTTTTGCGAATGTACAGGAGAAAGACAAAGTGGTGTTCCTAAAGCACGAGGCAGGAAAGGGACCATTTTAAAGGGTTGTCCAGAGTCAGCAACTCTAACCAAAGGGATTAAACTGCATGTATTGCTTTTAAATCTCTTACAACAATTGAACTGTCTGTTTTCTTTAGTACAGTATTGTTCTTTTCAGTCTCTACACACACACTAACCCACCCCTAATATC
The Polyodon spathula isolate WHYD16114869_AA chromosome 22, ASM1765450v1, whole genome shotgun sequence genome window above contains:
- the LOC121297135 gene encoding NEDD4 family-interacting protein 1 is translated as MAEQNSGYQQLQNEEELGESTQVVPDAPPSYSSLAADNAAYFDYKDESGFPNPPSYNVATTLPSYDEAERTKAEATIPLVSGREEDFVARDDFDDADQLRIGNDGIFMLTFFMAFLFNWIGFFLSFCLTTSAAGRYGAISGFGLSLIKWILIVRFSTYFPGYFDGQYWLWWVFLVLGFLLFLRGFINYAKVRKMSDSFSTLPRTRVLFIY
- the endou2 gene encoding poly(U)-specific endoribonuclease-B; translation: MTEKDLYLSVMAQQLWDNDMSRLQPGLDYKISLQGKAGLTQSCNDGNNGAALPLFTFVNENIFKKETFSAFISLLDNYESNAGEPEVVTLEEEAENHRFLESIINTPPMKIAHRYLVEKQLSPENTGEFKQQLYRIWFELYARRGSSRPDSSGFEHVFVGETRGGRTVIGFHNWIQLYLQEKLGHIDYKGYSVNANSPEPDDKKHILALQFSWKNGIKPKGSIFIGVSPEFEFALYTLCFLTSPNERVKVSFSLYEVEIVCHHYNQKHIGTTYPILTKYL